taaccAATTTTGACCACTGTTAGCCGATTTTGACCAGTTAAAACCAGGTAACTAGTCCAATTATGTTGTACCTATCCAAATATGCTCAAATCAGATCGGTCGACAACCGACTACTCCCCCATTAATCGGTCGATTTTTGCAACACTGCTTTCAGCAACCAGGAATTTGATCGCCACAGAATGCTGAATGCATCAGATAGAAACCAATAATGTGATTGTCCATCCAGGTACATATTTGCAGCTTTAGTCCATCCAAAAGAGCACAACCGTGCTTAAGGCAAAATACTAATATTACTCTTAAACAAATTTCCCTTTTGACAttcatcattaaaacaaataataacagTACCCTTGAGTATCATCTTGATAGTCATACCCAAACCCTAATAGACATTTTAACTCTAAAACATGATTTGGTACTGAAGTGATTGTGTCATATTATTCTATCCACATTTAAAACAACATGATCAATTAAAAAACAACttacaaaaccaaaaagaaagaaTATAACATAAAGAGACATTGTAATACCTTATTGTTGTAGAATTCAGCTGCCTGCCAAGATTCTTCTACATGTGCAATTGGCATGCTCATTCCTGGAGAAATGACATCAAGTATAAGTACCCTGATGCAAGATGCAGCATAGACTTTGTCAAAATACAAAGCATGAAGAATACTTCTCACCACAATCTTTGCCCACATATGCAATCCATGCTAGAGCAGTCAGACTCTCGGCAACAGCTTTTATATGGTTGAAGAAATCAGACCTCCTTCCTTCAGTCATGCTAATTGCTTTCATTAATTTTTCATTCAAAGGCTTGAGAAATTCACCCAATCCTACCATGTCAGGTTTCTGCATAATGAATACCAAAATCAATCATCAATGTAGCACAAGATAgaaaatatcaaacatcaaAAATTCAGAACCATGAGAATGACACAATGTTAAACTTCAGCCTAAGCCTCGTTGGTTACAAGACGTAACTGACTGACCATAAGGGGAGGATTCGAGCCAGTACATTAAAGGCAATTGCAGAGTCCCACCGTTATCTAAGGGTTCCACCAATCTTCTAGGCGCCCTCACAATTTGAATTTGTATCGCTAATTTGAACTTattaactttcaagataatgGCACCACTACTTTTGGATACTTATAGACAGTTAGACACTTTTGCAATTTCAAAAAACTTCTTTTAAAACATATCTAAATTTGCCATGCTCAAAAGTACATTCTGATTATGGCGCTGGGCGACCGCATCAGCATGCCTGCCCTACTGATCATTTATCAAACAAATATGGCGGCAGCTTTGAATAGATTAACAGTGGACTTGACAACCAAAAATCATATGAACCTATATAGATTCATTTCTAATCAACCTGTCAGAGTTTCAACGGTGCTCAAATCATTCTCATTTCATTACCACTTGGAAACATCATTGATATGGTGACACAAACAAAGAGCATCTCAGCAGCCAATACTTAAACCAATCCAGACACACTCCAAAGTCCAACCATAAACTATAAGCTTCACAACAAGCAAATAACTCGCTAAATCAACACGAAGCAACAATGCCACAACATTCCAGCCTATTTTCCAGTAAAAGTAACCTAATTTCTTATCTAAACTATAAATCTCATACTAATCAGATATACAAATTGACAATCTATTAAAACTAACTTATTTATCATTCAAACAGAAGTATAATCGGACATAACGCTTACGAACTACAAAACCAGTTGCACCTCGACATTTCCATTACTAACAACGGTAttcctatcaatatcatttcATCATCTATAGCATCATATCATATTCTGATATACAATACATATTCTATATACACACGCACACACAATTGTCCGCTCAGGTTTCCTAATTGCCCTGACTTCTAacaaatacattatacatacaacACATACTATACTaactatatacatatttacaaacatatatacagataataaaatgaataatcaGTTAAAAGTAAACCTTAGTTTGCTTGATTTTGATAAGAAGTTCCTTCTGAACAGTAAAAGCTTCACTAAGGACATtagtaacatcccgaacttgaCCTCCGATCTTCACGGCAGCACCGGAAACCTTACCGACGTATTCCGTCAACAGCTCTTCAAATGCGATGATCGATGGATCGGTTGAAGCAGCAGCAACTGTATCAAAATCGATTTCTCGTGACTGCGAACCGACTGACAGTGATTCCAGCCGTGCCACGGCGGTCTCTAACCGTTGTATCAGCTTCTCGTCCATTTGCACACAgtgtttctctctctagaaatttGAAGTTAGTTTCTCTCTCTAGCAGTTGAACGCATAAAGGAGATCTGATGTATCTGGCACGCAGTGAGTCGTGTGAGTGTGAGCGTGAGCTATCTGTTTTCCCTTTTTTcccgatttatttatttatttctatagtaaattacacttttcgtctttaaatttgtcacgtttttcacttttcgtccctaaaatttaaaaattataattttgactttaaacttgtccaattttttcaataaacgTCCTTTTGACATACGATGTTAAAATTAGACCGTTAACCTACCCTGGTGCCAAACACGTGAGGGCAGTTCCGTCTTTTCGCGTTTCCActgacatttttatttatttttgattgataaatgcttatatatatatacatacatacatatatataaaacacacacacataccacGCAGCAGCCACTACCCAAATCATCATCACCTTCTTCCAAAGTTCACCTTCATCATTCAACGACTCCAGCCCCTCCATCATTAAATCATCAATATGTTGAAAATCTTCAAGTGATGGTGGCGTAGAGGTGGTTAAAGGTGGCTGTACGGCGGCGGTTGTATTATGAATTAGGGTTTCaaccaccagccaccaccatCGACTCCACCTCCTCTCGTACATACATTTTTTGAGGTGGTGGTTTTGTTCAAATCAGAAAACAGAAATGATGGTGGTGAATTCAGGTTTGAAGAAAcagaaaacataaaaagaccaaaaagaaaacaacaacTTCTCTCTTCAAATCAATAACCGTTTCTGATCAAATCAAGGTGATAATCATAAGGTTTTGTTTGGAGTGAAATTCTGATCAAGTAGATGTGTTCAGTTCTCCATTTTCGTTGAGTTTTGGTGTTCGTTACAGATTCCAGCGAGAAgttgagttttccggcaaggTTCAAATCGAATAATTTTTGCCTAGGGTTTGTTCGCGATCAAGTGTTGAGTCGTTTGGTGGTGGATTCAGGTCTtaactcgaagaaacaacaaagataTCATCATTTTAATCTTCCCGGCGAGTTTTCCGACGAACTTGAAAACAGTTTTTGTTGGTTAGGGATTGTTCTCGGTGTTATTTAGAGTATATCGGTGGTGGTTTCGTCTtctaattcaaagaaacgagaGAGTAATTGCTATTTTCAGTTTTCTGGCGAGACtccattttttccggcgacaATAAAACAGAAAACAGTTGCCAAGGATTTGTTTGGAATCTGATTTAGAATGTTTTGGTGCTAATTTCGAGTTGTAACTCGCTGAAACGAAGGACAAATCGATCCTCAAGTTTTCCGGCGTAACCTTGAACTTTTTCGGCGGTGGCTGTTTAGTGTTTACTAATGCTACATTTTAACTGATGGGCATGTCTTCTTTAAGGGTTTTGAAGTTTGTAATTAATGTTTGGGCATATCGTTGGTTTTAGAAGGCAAGAAAGTGTCTCACAAGTTATACTTTCATGGGTCTAGAAAATGAATATTGTCGAACTTTGTGGTTGTTGCCGAAGATTTGACTTTCCTTTGATTCATCACACAGATTTAATAGCATGCCCTGTTGTGTTGATTGTTTCCTATTTATATCGAGCATGGGGTAACAattttgtgaatatatatatatatatgtataaatatatttataaataatgaagatgatgatgattgactTATTTacatgattttcatttttcgtccctcaagtagctttatttttcaattttcgtCCCTTGGTGTAACGTGAAAAGACGGATGTGTCCTCACGTGTTTGGCACGAGGGCAGGTTAACGGCTTAATTTTAACACCGTACGATAAAAGGACGTTTATTGGAAAAAAATGGAcaagtttaaggtcaaaattttaatttttaaactttagagacaaaaagtgaaaaacgtgccaaatttaaggacgaaaagtgtaatttactcacatttttattttatattttatatttcaaCGCCGAAAGGAATAAAATGAGGGtcttttttaataaagattTTCGGGTGTGTTATAATAACGGGAGTGGGATTTCTTAAGGTTCGTTTAGTTCAAAAAAACTcccttgttttctattttcattttctaagaaaacatgaaaaataagaaacgcgttcaaattgaAATTTCTAaaaaagttttcctagaaagTAAAAATTcctttttccaacttttgcactaaaagtagaaaacaattttttttcagtttttgttttcacttttctattttccagaccttttataaactaaaattggaaaacaagtgaatttgaacatgttttctagttttctaaaatggaaaaatgaaaacttcatcttttattttaaacgtgttttcaaaattttcaagggttttttagaaatgaaaaaccttttcattttcttggaaaactagaaatgaaaaacttgaaaacattttctcGAATAAACGCGCCCTTAAGTTCTTCAAAGTTAAGTAGAAATCTTGAGTCTTGACTATTAGATTTCaacaaagttttaaatttaaaaatcatttataaatcatgatattttatataatttaatggtCAAGATTTTTTGAATTTGACTCCTCAAGTTGAGAGAATTTCCAcccgatttacatatacatattcttttttttagaCATGATTACATATCTATCAAAACTATGCTTTAAAAGGATTGTActtatgcattaaaagtttGCACTTTgcgtaaatatgtaattatgtctaataattaggatatatatatatatatatatatatatatacgagtatggtACTCACAAACAATGCGACGGCGGTGGGAAAGACGGTCTAGTGATGttggtgatggtactattggtggtggtggcggtgttaagtggtgtaggctgatataattgtgatagtgaaaatttttcaaaaataagggcttaaagtgtcaattattaaaataaaggtttacagtgtatgttaattaattaagggcaaatttggtatttcATAAAAATTCTTTCCCTAGGTAACTATCAtgtaactgttttttaaaaatagaggGGGTgacaatttttataaaggagtatagataatgGGTGTTTATTAAGAGTAATTTAGTAATTCCGGATGTAATTATTGTggaactatttctaaaaatggatggtatgataatttttataaaggaacaTAGATAAATCTTCCAATAATATATGGAAGAGAACCGGATAAAATAAGTGGTAATTCtattaatgatgattatgattaCAATATAATGGTGTATTTATAGGtttgtataaatattataataaataatacataaatatgCAAGTGAGTATCTATATAATAGTATTATAATACATTCccttgattatatataaatacgaTTTTTACTGTCTCACTAAAAACCAAAAACctaactaaataaaaaactcaatgaaaaaaaaaagagttgtaGTGCGTATAATACCCCATTATTTCAAACATCAACACTGTTGCCTATCCTTGCCTATAAAAACAATTGTGAAGATAATTCCTTTTGTTGGTCCATAACactttgtattgtatttttctTAACGTAAGTAGTCTTAcgatataaaaaaatttctgtTAGTGCAAATATGTGTTTTACTTAGTGTATTTCACATTTGTTGTAATTGAGTCTCAGCAAGTCTAGATTTGTATTAGTTGTAAACCAAGCGACTAAGCTTTCTCTATTTAAGTAAATTAATATACATCTGATTAATCGACTAATTAAATTTAACTCTTTCCTTCTaagtgttattttatttttacggttctttcttgtctaatttgCCATCATGCACTTTGAGTATTATATAAGTGTGCAAAGTTGGGAATTGACAAAAGGTTTTGTATGTTTGGATTCCATTACAATCATTCGTGTAACTTAAGAGtaaaaatttgataaattggccactaagagaaaaaaaatacaaacaactTAAATAACTCCGTGTACTATGCGAACCACGTGTATTCTAAAATctttatgattatttattttcccTTTTAACATACACAGTTCATCTAACAACCGTTGATAGATACATGATTTATTCATGTTGAGTTAAGTCTAATTACACTTACGGAGGTTGTTTAATTTTTACATCTACAGTCGAGTATAGACTACAAAAAAGTTGCACACGGTTAGATGCCAGTGCCACTTGAATATCCCGTAACATATCGAATCGAAGTACATTTTTCTTAACAACTTTGTAAATTATTACCATTACTAGATGTCACGTGTTAGAAACCATTGCATTGCAACGTATGAGTACTAGACTAGTAATACTCACACATGTCCCTGCATGTATATACACACTCACATAGTCACATTCATATATGTTAGTATTGGAACACAAAAATATCTGTAAGCCCAACCCGAATTAATGTTTCAGCCCGAATTGATGTTTCAGCCCAATAAAGTATAACCTAACCTATAAATAATATCATAGGCACAACAACAAAGGGCGATGATAGTGTAAGCTttgacgacgatgatgatgattgaatcAGAAGATATGATTACTGAAATTTTAAGTCGTCTTCCGTCCAAATCCGTGGGTCGATTCAGGTGCGTTTCAAAGGGTTGGCTGTCTTTACTTACACAACCCGAATTCATCAAAACCCATCATCGAAAAAACCGTACTAACCACCACATGTTTATAGAGGCAGATAAGTCCACACACCGTTATGTGTTGTATTCACACTCGTTTGTTAGTGAAGACCACCtccctttatatataataaatccaACTAATAAATTACCCTTTGAATTTATACATGTACAATTCCGAGGCTCTTGTGACGGTCTGGTCTTAGTATCTCAATTGTGCTACATTCACGCTTACCGTGACTTTATGCTTTTAAACCCAACTACTCGGGAATCTATGCAATTGCCGCAATGCGGTTATTATCCTCGGAATATTGGAGAACTCCGTTGCGTAACGAATGGATTTGGTTATGATTCTGTGGCCGATGATTACAAGGTTGTTACCCTCGCTTACTTTGGACATATACATGATGACTATAGAAATCAGGTTATCCAAACTGTTGTCTATAGCCTTAGAAGTAATACTTGGAGGCATCTAAGCATTGATATTCCTTTTTATGATTGTCGTTTTACTGGTGATGCTGTTTATCTTAATGGGTTTCTTCTTTGGAAAGGTAAGAATAAAGATAACTTACACTTAATTGTTGCTTTTAGTTTAGTAGACGAGAGTTTCAGTGAAGTACTCGTACCCAATTTCTCTAATGATTCCAATTTCATGCTTAGCTGTTGCAAACTAGTTGTCCTTGGTGGAAAGCTAGCTATGTTTATGTATGAAAAATACATTCCTTTGAAGTTGGAGGTTTGGTTGATGAACGAGTACGGTGTTCAAGAATCTTGGACTAAAATTCCTCTTGATATGTATGATAATTTTCCAGAGGCAGGATATAGGATTTTTGATGATAATGGCAAAATTTGGGTGGCCAACAATGGTCAAATCTGGATATATGATTCTGAAAAAGCAACTTTTACTAAAATTGTTTATTGGAATTCTTTGAGGTTTGATATTTTTGCTAGTTATGTTGAAAATCTCTTTTCACTTAAAAGAAAGGATACAACTTATGCAGAACAAATCCTTGATGTTTCAGCAGAAAGACAAAATAATCAAGTTGCTTTACCAAAAAACTTAAACCCCATTTGCCATCCATTTTGCAACAAATTCTTACGGTTCGCTAACATCTTCAATGGTAAAAAGGCAAGCTTAAGAAAGAAACGCAAAGCCGAAGtgaaagataaaagaaaaaaggtcaaaaattcaaaaaaaatccaTCTTAGTAGTGGGAGAAGCCGACCTCACCAACGATGATGTTTCTTTCGGAGATTCCCCGGGAAACGAAGAAAGTGGCAAAGATTTTGTCAAAGATTTAAAAATCAGAACAGGTGTACTACAACCATGCAATGATTCTCAAAGATTGTCTTAACTCGTTTACTTGTAATAGTTGTAAGTTAAACattgttttgtgtgttttgaTAGATTCGGACCCACCCATctagattattatatatacactacaaattatattgcatttgtttacacttttaagtaagtgtgaacaaattaaaaattttgtgacGCTTTTtaatgtgtagaaatatattgaaaaaaaaatgtgtgaaaatttctccacactaaaaagtgtatacaaataaaagttcacactttttagtgtgaacttttatttgtatacactttttagtgtgtagaaatgtCCATACACTTTTAactcaatatatttttacacactaaaaagcgtgacaaaatttttaatttacacACTTTTAACTCATATCGTTTGTAGTGATAGTCATAGCTATTAAACTCTTACGAGCCACGAGTCAACTCATACGAGTCGAGTGGATTTACCAAAACGAGTCGACTCGCTAGGTGACTCTCTTTTCTCCAGACTTTTATGAGTCGCCGTGTGAACTTGGACCGAGTTAATGAGAGTcacaaacttataattattatagtttGATACtgtggttatatattattatatctatGACTACATTATTTTGGGTGTTATCTAtgtatttttaatcattttagtGCGAATTTGTAGATACATTGTAAGTTTATATCCGGTTACTGGGAAAGGACTATACATGCCCAGTTTGCGTTGTTACCTTAGTCGTTTACATATTTGTCTTtgtctatactatatatatatatacgagtatatcttAATGTTCCATATTATTTTGTTTCTGTATGTATTGGAATATAGATTGCGGGCGCCATTCACTTATGTAAGGGTATGTTGGTAAATGTTATTTGAGGTTTTGAGCGATCTCTGTTTTCAGTTTAATTTTCCAAATAAATCGAACCATTATTTTTGTGTAAATTTGAGGTTTATGGTTTAAAAGGGCTCCGCTGTTATTTGGGATTTGCCTATATGGTGACACAAAACAATGAGCAGATGAACAGTAGACTTGACAACCCCAAATCAGATGAACCTATATAGATTCATATCTAATCAACCTGTCAGAGTTTCAATGGTGCTCAAATCATTCTCGTTTCATTTCGTTaccacttaaaaacatcattgatATGGTGACACAAAACATCATTGATATGGAAATGTTCAAGATTGGGTATCATTAAGTTAAATATACAAAACTGGAATATAAGTTTGTCATGGCATACAAACAGActttagtaatatatatacctttttcgATTCCAGTGATATGGACAGATTGCTGGATAAGATCCATTGTTGAGATAATTAATTGATCATCAGCAAGGCAAGCGGGTCTGCTCTTGAATCCACTGCTTTATCACCTTGCAACATCAAATACAAAACCTTAccagatttttaaaaaaaaaaagacaaggTGCATAGacacataatatatatgtatgaacttcaaaatattaaaaaaacaaccttTCGGATGTACGATAAAACATCAAGTTTAGAATCATATGGTCTGCCAAGCCGTATGACTACCTTCCTATCTATTGCATTTTGTACCAATAAACCCcagtccttgtctttttctaaaGATCCCAACTTTCCAAAAATCCAGAAACAATGTCGAGCCCTTGTCATGGCTACATTCATTCGTTTTACATCGTTTATAAACCCAATGTTGCCGGTCCTAAGAGGGGAGAACAGTTTGAAATGGCTAGACCTCATGCCAGAAATGGCAGAGTTCTTTTCTGTGCGCAGTCGAATGTTGCAATTCATGAGCTGGCCTCAAGGGTTTCTTGTAATGGATTAAGCAACGGCTCAACGGCATTTATGCCTTTTTGGTGAAGGCAGAAGGATCTCTGTCTTTTTCCCTTGATAATCTGGTCGAACTGTTGAAAATCCAAGGCATTGAAGGGCCATGATCTCAGCATTGCAATCAATTTCTAAGTGAGGCTGAATTGGTTATCACCACGTTAAGTGGTTG
The sequence above is drawn from the Erigeron canadensis isolate Cc75 chromosome 4, C_canadensis_v1, whole genome shotgun sequence genome and encodes:
- the LOC122597484 gene encoding F-box/kelch-repeat protein At3g06240-like, which codes for MMMIESEDMITEILSRLPSKSVGRFRCVSKGWLSLLTQPEFIKTHHRKNRTNHHMFIEADKSTHRYVLYSHSFVSEDHLPLYIINPTNKLPFEFIHVQFRGSCDGLVLVSQLCYIHAYRDFMLLNPTTRESMQLPQCGYYPRNIGELRCVTNGFGYDSVADDYKVVTLAYFGHIHDDYRNQVIQTVVYSLRSNTWRHLSIDIPFYDCRFTGDAVYLNGFLLWKGKNKDNLHLIVAFSLVDESFSEVLVPNFSNDSNFMLSCCKLVVLGGKLAMFMYEKYIPLKLEVWLMNEYGVQESWTKIPLDMYDNFPEAGYRIFDDNGKIWVANNGQIWIYDSEKATFTKIVYWNSLRFDIFASYVENLFSLKRKDTTYAEQILDVSAERQNNQVALPKNLNPICHPFCNKFLRFANIFNGKKASLRKKRKAEVKDKRKKVKNSKKIHLSSGRSRPHQR